In one window of Reinekea forsetii DNA:
- a CDS encoding 5-oxoprolinase subunit C family protein, with the protein MSLVVVKTGLLAQIHDRGRYGYGAHGLTHSGPMDEVAHCWANWLLDNPLDSASLEITYGQLGLECQAACSVALTGADLGATLNGLPVKPWRRLELRPGDRLCFATPVQGMRACLALLGGIQCKKSFGSASTVKREKVGGMLGDGSAIKVGDRIAAEQSRPAPQRTMPEWAIPTYRRSIELGLIPGYQFTAIPALQRALFFSGQYRVTDKIDRMGYRLKGDAIETGINGIVSEGIALGSVQIPSDGQPIVLMRDRQTIGGYPKIGTVFSLDLALLGQAMPGDWVSFKLMDVADAENRRLLFERNFA; encoded by the coding sequence ATGTCGTTAGTCGTCGTTAAAACCGGTTTGCTGGCCCAAATTCACGATCGCGGCCGCTATGGCTATGGCGCCCATGGGCTGACCCACAGCGGACCGATGGATGAGGTCGCCCATTGCTGGGCCAATTGGTTGTTGGATAATCCATTGGACAGCGCCAGCCTGGAAATTACCTACGGCCAATTGGGCCTAGAATGCCAAGCGGCCTGTTCGGTTGCCCTCACCGGCGCAGACCTCGGCGCAACCTTAAATGGCTTGCCGGTCAAACCTTGGCGACGGCTTGAGCTAAGGCCCGGAGACCGACTCTGCTTTGCCACGCCGGTGCAGGGTATGCGCGCCTGCCTGGCATTGCTCGGTGGTATCCAATGTAAGAAAAGTTTCGGCAGTGCCAGTACCGTCAAACGCGAAAAGGTTGGCGGTATGCTCGGCGACGGCTCCGCTATCAAGGTGGGCGACCGGATCGCCGCAGAACAATCCCGACCGGCTCCGCAGCGCACCATGCCAGAGTGGGCCATACCGACTTACCGTCGTAGCATCGAATTGGGGCTAATTCCCGGTTACCAGTTTACGGCCATTCCGGCGCTGCAGCGGGCGCTGTTCTTCTCCGGCCAGTATCGGGTCACGGACAAGATTGATCGCATGGGCTATCGCTTGAAAGGGGATGCCATTGAAACCGGGATAAATGGTATAGTTTCAGAAGGCATTGCCTTGGGTTCGGTGCAAATCCCCAGTGATGGGCAACCCATAGTGCTGATGCGCGACCGTCAAACTATTGGCGGATATCCCAAGATTGGTACGGTGTTTTCGTTGGATCTGGCCTTGTTGGGGCAAGCCATGCCAGGTGATTGGGTGAGCTTTAAACTAATGGATGTCGCCGATGCCGAAAATAGACGTCTGTTGTTTGAGCGCAACTTCGCGTAG
- a CDS encoding exodeoxyribonuclease III, producing MSFAIKATSPSCGILDWKEQMKVITLNVNGIVNAVERGLLEWFAQQQDVDVVCLQETRVKEYQLPTNLLEIPGFYGFFFDAEKDGYAGTAIYSRTMPKAIIRGFGHPTFDLDGGFIQADFDNVSVASVWVPPAQYIEDIEHKLAYLDGLQQHLKRTRRKRRDFVFAGCYQVAHRSVDLGNWESHQREPGFLPEERAWMDQALGPIGFIDAFRLVNRQDRQHTFWPFDEAQANGARIDYQLITPNLADYVLDAKIIREPRLSPHCAFMVEYDMDL from the coding sequence ATGTCATTCGCGATAAAGGCGACCAGCCCCTCGTGCGGAATTTTGGATTGGAAGGAACAGATGAAGGTCATCACGCTAAATGTAAACGGAATCGTTAATGCTGTCGAACGAGGCCTGCTGGAATGGTTTGCACAGCAGCAGGACGTGGATGTCGTTTGTCTTCAGGAAACCCGAGTCAAAGAGTATCAGCTCCCGACGAACCTACTTGAGATACCCGGTTTTTACGGTTTTTTCTTCGATGCTGAAAAAGACGGCTATGCCGGCACGGCGATCTATTCGCGCACCATGCCCAAGGCGATTATTCGCGGTTTTGGTCACCCCACCTTTGATCTTGACGGGGGGTTTATTCAGGCCGATTTTGACAACGTCAGTGTCGCCTCGGTTTGGGTCCCCCCGGCTCAATATATTGAAGATATAGAACATAAATTGGCCTATCTGGATGGGCTGCAACAGCATCTCAAACGCACCCGGCGCAAGCGCCGGGATTTTGTGTTTGCCGGTTGCTATCAGGTTGCACATCGCTCGGTCGACCTGGGCAATTGGGAAAGCCATCAGCGCGAGCCGGGTTTTCTGCCCGAAGAGCGTGCCTGGATGGATCAGGCACTGGGGCCCATCGGGTTTATCGATGCCTTCCGCCTGGTTAATCGTCAAGATCGGCAGCATACCTTTTGGCCGTTCGATGAAGCCCAGGCCAATGGCGCCCGCATCGATTATCAACTGATCACGCCAAATCTGGCCGATTACGTGCTCGATGCCAAAATCATCCGCGAACCGCGCTTGAGTCCTCATTGTGCCTTTATGGTCGAGTATGATATGGACCTCTAG
- a CDS encoding TRAP transporter large permease: protein MDFVVISIVLVASMLLMLAIGVWVSLALIGVGIIGLMLVDNGQIGLLFGTTTWGASTNWTLTALPMFIWMGEVLFRTRLASDLFEGLTPWLNRLPGKLLHVNVLSCGIFAAVSGSSAATAATIGRMTLPELKKAGYSDRMSIGTLAGSGTLGLLIPPSIILIVYGVAAEVSISRLFIAGALPGLLLVFLFMGYIVIWALLNKDQVPQDDAADLSFRVKLKALKKLLPILGLIGFVLGSIYAGFTTPTEAAALGVFGALLLAFVTGTLNMTTFNESLLGAVKSSCMIGLILVGAHFLSLAMGFLGIPRSLAASIGSLDLTVFQLLAALTLLFVILGCFLDGISVVVLTVSVVMPMIEQAGIDLLWFGIFIVLVVEMSQITPPVGFNLFVIQSLTGKNILYVARAALPFFLLIFLALILIYIFPGIATYLPYSMNQ, encoded by the coding sequence ATGGATTTTGTCGTAATTTCAATCGTGCTGGTCGCCTCGATGCTATTGATGCTCGCGATTGGTGTATGGGTATCCTTGGCCCTTATCGGGGTGGGTATTATTGGCCTGATGTTAGTTGATAATGGGCAAATTGGTTTACTGTTCGGCACAACAACGTGGGGAGCGAGTACCAACTGGACATTGACAGCCTTACCGATGTTTATCTGGATGGGTGAAGTGCTATTCCGTACTCGCTTAGCGTCTGATCTCTTCGAAGGCTTAACACCCTGGCTCAACCGTCTGCCGGGTAAGTTGCTCCATGTTAATGTGCTCAGCTGTGGCATATTTGCCGCGGTCTCGGGTTCGTCCGCGGCAACCGCGGCTACCATCGGTCGCATGACCTTGCCGGAGCTTAAGAAGGCCGGCTATAGCGATCGTATGTCTATCGGTACGTTGGCCGGCTCCGGTACCTTGGGGCTATTGATTCCACCATCGATCATCCTGATCGTGTATGGCGTCGCCGCCGAAGTCTCTATCTCCCGACTCTTTATTGCCGGCGCGTTGCCCGGGTTATTGTTGGTTTTTTTGTTCATGGGCTATATCGTTATTTGGGCCTTACTGAACAAAGACCAGGTACCCCAGGACGATGCGGCTGACCTCAGCTTCAGGGTGAAACTCAAGGCGCTGAAAAAACTCTTACCCATTCTCGGCCTCATTGGCTTTGTCCTCGGTTCCATCTATGCCGGCTTTACCACCCCAACGGAAGCGGCTGCCCTGGGCGTCTTTGGTGCTCTGTTACTGGCCTTTGTGACCGGCACGCTGAATATGACCACCTTTAACGAGAGTTTATTGGGTGCGGTAAAAAGCTCGTGCATGATCGGCCTTATTCTCGTCGGCGCGCATTTTTTAAGTCTCGCTATGGGTTTTCTCGGCATCCCCCGCTCATTGGCCGCAAGCATTGGCAGCCTCGACCTCACTGTATTTCAACTGCTCGCAGCACTAACGCTACTGTTCGTTATTCTCGGTTGTTTTCTGGATGGCATTTCGGTTGTAGTATTGACCGTATCGGTGGTCATGCCGATGATCGAGCAGGCGGGTATCGATCTATTATGGTTCGGTATCTTTATCGTGCTGGTCGTGGAGATGTCGCAAATAACACCACCGGTTGGTTTTAATCTCTTTGTCATTCAGTCCTTAACGGGCAAGAATATTCTCTATGTGGCGCGGGCGGCATTACCCTTTTTCTTGCTGATATTTCTCGCCCTGATACTGATCTATATTTTCCCGGGTATCGCCACCTATCTGCCCTATTCAATGAACCAATAA
- the pxpB gene encoding 5-oxoprolinase subunit PxpB produces the protein MLEISPVNENTWIVYFGEIISDQVAMRVKHFNDLLWLSHAEVVLDTVPSYTSVLVTFNLRLIDRFAMAAILRQAYQRTISTELVDQALETIVIEVCYGIGAVNDLEYVAQYCGLTTQQIIDLHAGQSYRVYAIGFSPGFGFLGNTHKSLFVPRRKTPRLKIPAGSVSLADNQSAVYPSESPGGWQVIGRTWQKMVDWDSDEFAFLKTGCKVRFEPISEADYLAKGGQR, from the coding sequence ATGCTCGAAATAAGTCCCGTCAATGAAAATACGTGGATTGTCTATTTTGGCGAAATAATATCCGATCAAGTTGCCATGCGGGTTAAACACTTTAACGACTTGCTGTGGCTTAGCCATGCCGAGGTCGTGCTCGATACGGTGCCGTCCTATACCTCCGTGCTGGTAACTTTTAACCTAAGGCTGATCGACCGCTTCGCGATGGCGGCCATATTGCGTCAGGCTTACCAGCGCACTATAAGCACTGAACTGGTCGATCAAGCCTTGGAAACCATTGTCATCGAAGTGTGTTACGGCATTGGTGCGGTCAACGATCTGGAGTATGTCGCGCAATACTGCGGCCTCACGACGCAGCAAATCATCGATTTACATGCCGGCCAGTCGTATCGAGTCTATGCGATTGGCTTTAGTCCGGGATTTGGCTTCTTGGGCAATACCCACAAGAGTCTTTTTGTGCCCCGACGAAAAACCCCGAGATTAAAAATACCCGCCGGCAGTGTCTCCTTGGCCGACAACCAAAGTGCCGTCTACCCGAGCGAGTCGCCTGGCGGTTGGCAGGTCATTGGCCGTACCTGGCAGAAGATGGTCGACTGGGACAGTGATGAGTTCGCCTTCCTCAAAACCGGTTGTAAGGTGCGCTTTGAACCCATATCGGAGGCCGATTATCTGGCGAAGGGGGGGCAACGCTAA
- a CDS encoding 5-oxoprolinase subunit PxpA, with translation MNVNCDMGEAFGSWEMGNDAELMPLVDMANIACGFHASDPQIMERTVKLAVQSGTSIGAHPGYPDLQGFGRRDMAIPTADIRAMVLYQVGALDAICRANNSRVDYVKPHGALYHRAFADRAVMAVVMQALHDYNDQLSLLVLAAPDSDAIRRLADTHKIRVQFEAFSDRAYADDGTLLSRSIAGSVYKTAEQVRAQTEQIMTQGSVTSISGKVVRFQADTLCIHGDEPNAVQTAQVIREVIAGCSK, from the coding sequence TTGAACGTAAACTGCGATATGGGTGAAGCCTTCGGCTCATGGGAAATGGGCAACGACGCCGAGTTGATGCCGTTGGTCGATATGGCAAATATCGCCTGTGGCTTTCACGCCTCGGACCCACAAATAATGGAACGCACGGTAAAGCTTGCCGTGCAATCGGGTACCAGCATCGGCGCTCACCCGGGCTATCCTGATTTACAGGGTTTTGGCCGCCGTGATATGGCCATTCCGACGGCAGACATACGCGCCATGGTTCTCTACCAGGTCGGCGCGCTCGATGCGATTTGCCGAGCCAACAACAGCCGGGTGGACTATGTCAAACCGCATGGCGCGCTCTACCATAGAGCCTTCGCCGATCGGGCGGTGATGGCGGTCGTGATGCAAGCGCTGCACGACTATAACGACCAGTTGTCGCTGCTGGTGCTGGCCGCACCCGATTCCGATGCGATCCGACGGCTCGCCGATACGCATAAGATACGCGTCCAGTTTGAGGCCTTTTCCGATCGTGCCTACGCCGACGACGGCACCTTGCTCAGTCGCAGCATAGCCGGTTCTGTCTATAAGACAGCCGAGCAAGTCAGGGCCCAAACCGAGCAGATAATGACTCAGGGCTCGGTTACCTCGATCTCCGGCAAGGTGGTTCGCTTTCAGGCCGATACCCTCTGTATTCACGGTGACGAGCCCAATGCCGTGCAAACCGCGCAGGTGATTCGTGAGGTCATTGCCGGATGCTCGAAATAA
- a CDS encoding TRAP transporter small permease — translation MHSYKDRLYLASGYLSGLCIIIIMVVVLAQIIGRLLGFIVPSAEDISGYCLSASIFFGLAYTFRDGGHIRVTLLFQNLPPKARFAQEFFVLIIGLVLASFVCWYSWYMIWESYLFEELTQGYIPMPLWAVQVPVGLGSTGLLLAVLDALAAMLGGKLPIYTQHEGEVNLEEI, via the coding sequence ATGCATTCCTATAAAGATCGATTATATCTGGCTTCCGGTTATCTATCGGGCCTGTGCATCATCATTATTATGGTGGTGGTTTTAGCTCAAATCATTGGCCGACTATTGGGCTTTATCGTCCCCTCTGCTGAAGATATATCCGGCTACTGTTTATCGGCCTCCATTTTTTTTGGCCTGGCCTACACTTTTAGGGATGGTGGTCATATTCGTGTAACATTACTCTTTCAAAACCTCCCCCCCAAGGCGCGCTTTGCGCAAGAATTTTTTGTCCTGATCATCGGTCTGGTGTTGGCCTCGTTTGTCTGCTGGTATAGCTGGTATATGATTTGGGAATCTTACCTCTTTGAAGAGCTCACACAGGGCTATATCCCCATGCCACTCTGGGCGGTACAGGTACCAGTGGGTCTGGGGTCGACCGGGCTCTTATTGGCAGTCCTTGATGCGCTGGCCGCAATGCTCGGTGGCAAGCTGCCGATCTATACCCAGCACGAAGGCGAAGTTAACCTGGAGGAGATCTAA
- a CDS encoding TRAP transporter substrate-binding protein: MIKKVIGLAVLASTIGVQSSAETWNMPTPYGDANMPTKIAYQFAEEIKSKTGGELVITVHSGASLIKHPEIPRAVKSGQVQLGEVFIGTLGNEHPVFKHDNMPFVATSYADSEKLWLAAKPEMEKLLKKDGLMLLYAVPWPAQSLYTKFPVASLADLSDSKMRAYSPSTSRLADLMGTTPTTVQVPDIPQAFSTGIIDSMVTSPSTGANGQAWDYLTHYTSIDAWIPKNMVIVNTRAFKRLDKATQAIILEAAANAEKSGWAGVVEQARKDTQTLIDNGIIVTAPTDQLITELKAIGAVMSDEWLAEAPKEVGAILKAYNK; the protein is encoded by the coding sequence ATGATAAAAAAAGTTATTGGCCTAGCCGTTCTTGCCAGCACAATAGGTGTGCAGTCGTCCGCTGAAACATGGAACATGCCAACGCCTTATGGCGATGCGAATATGCCGACTAAAATAGCCTATCAATTTGCTGAAGAAATTAAATCTAAAACCGGTGGCGAGTTGGTCATTACCGTTCACTCCGGTGCCTCGTTAATTAAACATCCCGAGATTCCACGCGCCGTAAAATCTGGCCAGGTGCAGTTGGGCGAAGTTTTTATCGGCACGCTCGGCAATGAACACCCGGTGTTTAAGCACGACAACATGCCCTTCGTAGCAACCAGCTATGCCGACTCCGAGAAGTTGTGGTTGGCCGCTAAGCCAGAAATGGAGAAGTTGCTCAAAAAAGACGGCCTGATGTTGCTCTACGCAGTGCCTTGGCCTGCGCAAAGTCTCTATACCAAATTCCCAGTCGCATCGTTGGCTGACCTATCCGATTCCAAGATGCGTGCCTACAGCCCATCCACGTCTCGTTTAGCAGATCTGATGGGCACGACGCCTACTACGGTTCAGGTACCGGATATCCCACAAGCCTTCAGCACCGGCATCATCGATTCAATGGTGACATCGCCATCAACCGGCGCCAATGGTCAGGCTTGGGATTATCTGACTCACTACACGTCGATCGACGCGTGGATCCCTAAAAACATGGTTATTGTCAATACGCGCGCATTCAAGCGTTTAGACAAGGCAACCCAAGCCATCATCCTGGAAGCGGCTGCAAATGCAGAGAAGAGCGGCTGGGCCGGCGTGGTTGAACAGGCTCGTAAGGATACTCAGACCCTGATTGACAACGGCATCATCGTAACGGCACCAACTGATCAACTGATCACTGAGCTCAAAGCGATCGGTGCAGTGATGTCCGACGAGTGGTTGGCAGAAGCTCCAAAAGAAGTAGGCGCAATTCTCAAAGCTTATAACAAGTAA
- the pyrE gene encoding orotate phosphoribosyltransferase: protein MNSPNPHQSTAPLQRWQKEFIEFAIHKDVLQFGDFTLKSGRQSPYFFNAGKFDDGQSQQLLGEIYARTLIESGIEFDSLFGPAYKGIPLATSTVIALNSGHHRNVPFTFNRKEAKAHGEGGQLVGAPLSGRVILVDDVITAGTAIRETLSILENHPDAQLVAAVVLIDRQEKLQGSALSAIQALERDYGLSILPAIRLDQIMAYIAEDTRYSEYLPKMAAYRAEHGID from the coding sequence ATGAATAGTCCAAATCCGCATCAAAGTACAGCGCCGCTCCAACGCTGGCAAAAGGAATTTATTGAATTTGCGATCCACAAAGACGTGCTGCAGTTTGGTGATTTCACATTGAAATCCGGCCGCCAAAGCCCTTATTTTTTCAATGCTGGCAAGTTCGATGACGGTCAATCGCAGCAATTACTGGGCGAGATCTATGCCCGCACACTGATCGAGTCTGGCATTGAGTTCGATTCCCTGTTTGGGCCGGCCTACAAGGGCATCCCCTTAGCCACCTCGACAGTTATCGCGCTAAACAGCGGTCATCACCGCAATGTGCCCTTTACCTTCAACCGTAAGGAAGCCAAGGCGCATGGCGAGGGCGGGCAACTGGTTGGCGCGCCATTGAGCGGCAGGGTCATCCTGGTCGACGATGTCATTACCGCCGGTACCGCTATTCGCGAAACTCTGAGTATTTTAGAGAACCACCCCGACGCGCAACTGGTTGCGGCGGTGGTGTTAATCGATCGTCAGGAAAAATTACAGGGTTCCGCCTTATCGGCGATTCAAGCGCTCGAACGCGACTATGGCTTATCGATACTGCCGGCCATTCGCCTCGACCAAATTATGGCCTACATCGCTGAAGACACACGTTATAGCGAGTATCTGCCAAAAATGGCCGCCTATCGAGCTGAGCACGGCATAGACTGA
- a CDS encoding YifB family Mg chelatase-like AAA ATPase, translated as MTVAITYSRAHLGMVAPEVTIEAHLSGGLPAFSIVGLAEAAVREAKDRVRSAILNSQFDFPNARITVNMAPADLPKQGGQFDLAIALGILAASEQIDGKALDGYEWLGELSLGGYLRRGPGALPAALACQRAGRVLVCNPENAQEASLVENQVVFAADHLLQVTRMLCDPSAALPRPNRLLAAAPSHYPDLADVKGQHAARRALEIAAAGRHNLLYFGPPGTGKTLLASRLPGILPPLTDAEALEVAAVQSVAGQAMQWRKRPYRAPHHSASAAALIGGGSVPRPGEVTLAHRGVLFLDELAEFPRAVLDVLREPMESQSVNIARAARHCQFPANFQLVAAMNPTPGGYAANDPRSARYSREQIQKYIARLSGPFLDRIDLHIEVPTLAKEVLLAHQHPESSATVRARVGQAWDRQMARQGCANGELAGQELDRFCALGQAEQQLLEKAIDRLGLSARAYHRLLRVARTVADLNGQPSIDRQALIEALNCRQLEKLTGAGG; from the coding sequence ATGACCGTTGCCATCACTTACAGTCGTGCCCATCTGGGCATGGTCGCGCCAGAAGTCACTATTGAAGCTCACCTGTCCGGTGGTCTGCCCGCCTTTTCCATCGTCGGCCTGGCCGAAGCGGCGGTCCGAGAAGCGAAAGATCGGGTTCGCTCGGCGATTCTCAATAGTCAGTTCGACTTCCCCAATGCGCGCATCACCGTCAATATGGCACCGGCCGATCTGCCCAAGCAGGGCGGCCAATTCGACCTGGCTATTGCCTTGGGTATCCTTGCCGCCAGCGAGCAGATCGATGGCAAGGCCCTGGACGGCTATGAGTGGCTCGGAGAGCTATCGCTCGGCGGGTATTTGCGCCGCGGTCCGGGTGCCTTGCCTGCCGCGCTCGCCTGCCAACGGGCGGGCCGGGTGCTGGTGTGCAACCCTGAAAACGCCCAAGAGGCCAGCCTGGTCGAAAATCAGGTGGTCTTCGCCGCGGACCACCTGCTCCAGGTCACGCGCATGCTATGCGATCCATCCGCCGCGTTACCCAGACCAAATCGTCTGTTGGCGGCCGCCCCAAGCCATTACCCCGATCTGGCCGATGTAAAGGGTCAGCATGCGGCACGGCGCGCACTCGAGATTGCCGCCGCCGGGCGCCACAATCTGCTTTATTTTGGCCCACCGGGCACGGGCAAAACCCTGCTCGCCTCGCGCCTGCCCGGTATTTTGCCACCGTTGACCGACGCCGAAGCGCTCGAGGTCGCAGCCGTGCAATCTGTTGCCGGACAAGCCATGCAATGGCGCAAACGGCCCTATCGGGCACCGCACCATTCGGCCTCGGCCGCGGCCCTGATCGGCGGCGGCAGTGTGCCGCGGCCGGGCGAGGTCACGCTGGCCCACCGGGGTGTGCTCTTTCTCGACGAACTGGCGGAATTCCCTCGTGCCGTGCTTGATGTACTGCGCGAACCGATGGAAAGCCAGAGCGTTAATATCGCCCGAGCTGCGCGACACTGTCAATTTCCCGCCAACTTTCAACTCGTTGCCGCCATGAATCCGACGCCGGGTGGTTATGCGGCCAATGATCCACGTTCGGCGCGTTACAGTCGGGAACAAATTCAAAAGTACATTGCGCGGCTGTCCGGGCCCTTTTTGGATCGCATCGATTTGCATATAGAGGTGCCCACCTTGGCGAAGGAGGTACTGCTGGCGCACCAGCATCCGGAGTCCTCGGCCACGGTGCGCGCGCGCGTTGGGCAGGCCTGGGATCGTCAGATGGCACGGCAGGGTTGTGCTAATGGTGAGTTGGCAGGGCAGGAGTTGGACCGATTTTGCGCCCTGGGCCAGGCGGAACAGCAACTGCTCGAGAAGGCGATCGATCGGCTCGGCCTGAGTGCCCGGGCCTACCACCGCTTACTCAGGGTGGCCCGAACCGTTGCCGATCTCAATGGCCAACCCAGCATAGATCGGCAGGCCCTGATCGAGGCGCTCAATTGCCGGCAACTGGAAAAGCTCACCGGCGCCGGCGGCTAG
- a CDS encoding LysR family transcriptional regulator, whose amino-acid sequence MNINNLKTYVWVASLGSFRKAAEILHTTQPAVSNRIASLESELGVILFERVPGPAPIALTAKGVELLPFAEKILLLQEEIKQRGMNKNKDSGIIRIGVSETIVHSWLPAFLQTLNIEMPNLEVELTVDVTTELSKALAARTIDLAFLMGPVLEPTTVNLALCNFPLVWVAGAGLDIPNRRLELDELTQWPILTYARNTKPFREIKDRFREESSKSVRFISSSSLAACFRLAVDNVGVATLPKSMVQQALAHQVVKALDVAWTPTELNFTATYLASPYNSLVESSARLAVRTANNYIDSDINEIIIGGPLTRPRQPAESEAS is encoded by the coding sequence ATGAATATAAATAATTTGAAAACCTATGTTTGGGTCGCCAGCTTAGGCAGTTTTCGCAAGGCAGCAGAAATTCTCCATACCACCCAACCGGCGGTCTCAAACCGCATCGCGAGCTTAGAAAGCGAGTTGGGCGTGATCCTCTTTGAACGGGTACCCGGTCCTGCGCCCATAGCGCTCACCGCCAAGGGGGTCGAACTGCTGCCCTTCGCCGAGAAGATCCTCCTGCTTCAAGAGGAAATAAAGCAGCGCGGTATGAACAAGAACAAGGATTCGGGCATTATCCGCATCGGTGTCTCGGAAACCATTGTGCATTCCTGGTTACCGGCCTTTTTGCAAACCCTCAATATTGAAATGCCGAATTTGGAAGTTGAGCTGACCGTCGATGTCACCACCGAGCTGAGCAAGGCGTTGGCGGCGCGCACCATCGATTTAGCCTTTTTAATGGGACCGGTATTAGAACCGACCACCGTCAACTTAGCGCTGTGTAACTTTCCCTTAGTTTGGGTCGCCGGTGCCGGGCTAGACATACCCAATCGGCGCTTGGAACTCGACGAGCTAACCCAATGGCCCATCCTCACCTATGCGCGCAATACCAAACCCTTTCGAGAGATCAAAGATCGTTTTCGCGAAGAGAGTTCGAAGTCTGTGCGCTTTATTTCCTCCAGCTCACTGGCCGCTTGTTTCCGCTTGGCGGTCGATAACGTTGGCGTGGCGACCTTGCCCAAGAGCATGGTGCAGCAGGCTCTGGCGCACCAGGTGGTCAAGGCTCTGGATGTCGCCTGGACGCCAACGGAACTCAACTTCACCGCAACCTACCTGGCGTCGCCTTACAATTCCTTGGTTGAAAGCTCGGCCCGGCTCGCGGTGCGCACGGCGAACAACTACATCGACTCCGACATCAACGAAATCATTATTGGTGGCCCACTTACGCGGCCGCGCCAGCCCGCCGAGTCGGAAGCGTCTTAG
- a CDS encoding DUF547 domain-containing protein, translating to MQRVLRNGQLLIGNILRVLLVGLLLASGGLAEALPGWASSDGQSTQVVDHGAWQRFLDTFLHTDAAGQTYLDYARVTPSHRAQLGAYLTELQAIDPLTLNRAEQQAYWLNLYNAATVEVVLGDYPVKSIRAIGGAFGGLVPTGPWSAERVRVNNQMLSLDDIEHGIFRPKFNDYRAHFAFNCGAKGCPNLAAQAFTGLTLEAELNAAARAFINHPRGVRLQDGSLTLSKIFDWYRADFVAEERDLPILLAAFAEPMLRAQLADYNGRISYEYDWSLNEAAPSL from the coding sequence ATGCAGCGTGTATTAAGAAACGGGCAATTGTTGATCGGAAACATCCTGCGCGTATTGCTCGTCGGCCTCTTGCTCGCCAGCGGCGGCCTGGCCGAGGCCTTGCCGGGCTGGGCCTCGAGCGACGGGCAGAGCACCCAGGTTGTTGATCATGGCGCCTGGCAGCGCTTCCTCGATACCTTTTTACACACCGACGCGGCCGGCCAGACCTACCTTGACTACGCTCGGGTGACCCCGTCCCACCGAGCTCAGCTGGGTGCCTATCTGACTGAGCTGCAAGCCATTGACCCGCTCACCCTAAACCGGGCCGAACAGCAGGCCTATTGGCTTAATCTCTATAATGCCGCGACCGTCGAGGTGGTGCTGGGCGACTATCCGGTCAAGAGCATTCGCGCTATTGGTGGCGCATTTGGAGGCCTTGTCCCGACTGGCCCCTGGAGCGCTGAACGGGTTCGAGTCAATAACCAGATGCTCAGCCTGGATGATATTGAACATGGCATCTTTCGCCCCAAGTTTAACGACTATCGCGCTCACTTTGCCTTTAATTGTGGCGCCAAGGGCTGTCCCAACTTAGCGGCCCAGGCGTTCACCGGACTCACCCTGGAGGCAGAGCTCAATGCTGCGGCGCGGGCCTTTATCAATCACCCACGGGGCGTGCGTCTGCAAGACGGCAGTTTGACGCTGTCCAAGATTTTCGACTGGTATCGGGCCGACTTTGTGGCCGAGGAACGGGATTTGCCGATATTATTAGCTGCCTTTGCCGAACCCATGCTGCGCGCCCAGCTGGCAGACTACAACGGCCGCATCAGCTATGAATACGATTGGTCACTCAATGAGGCAGCACCATCACTATGA